Proteins from a single region of Chryseomicrobium sp. FSL W7-1435:
- a CDS encoding polysaccharide biosynthesis protein, with translation MAGNLLKGTMILTLGLVLSRILGVLYVIPFYQLIGEEYVVLYQYAYVPYTIMLAIAVSGVPVAVSKFVSKYNAMGDYATGRKLVKSSGLIMVVTGFVGFLILFFLAEPLAHVVLKENADPTVPVPFTVDDVATVIKYVSFAVLIVPAMSLVRGFFQGYQHMTPTAISQLIEQIVRIAVLLVGAFVVVKLIGGTEKTAVSFAVFAAFIGAIASMGVLAWYWKKLKPEFDAEMHQTGTITSEHSLKSIYKEMLIYTVPFALVGVINPLFQFIDMITFNNAMATIGYNQSESQTLLGMLNFSAHKLVMIPVMLAMGFSMTLIPLITTYYAKQDVTGLTRSLNQTFQVLLFLTLPAALGISVLAYEFYTVFYEASDTGAGVLAAYAPVAILFALYPVTTAILQGIDQQKLIILNLMVGILVKMVLNVPFIRLFETNGAILATSVGYITAIVLNFLVIRYFLAYETKMLFRRILLITGLTLVMLVLAFFTKEALELVLNPDSKLQALVIIALSAGVGAIFYGFVSLKLGLAQKLFGARLTRITRKLGISS, from the coding sequence ATGGCTGGAAATTTGCTGAAAGGCACAATGATTTTAACACTGGGACTCGTACTTTCGAGAATACTTGGTGTCTTATATGTTATACCGTTCTATCAACTAATTGGTGAAGAGTATGTCGTTCTTTATCAATATGCCTATGTTCCATACACGATTATGCTTGCGATTGCAGTCTCTGGAGTTCCCGTTGCAGTCAGTAAGTTCGTTTCAAAATATAATGCCATGGGAGACTATGCAACTGGTAGGAAACTTGTGAAATCCAGTGGCTTGATCATGGTAGTTACAGGTTTTGTTGGATTCTTAATTTTATTCTTTTTAGCAGAGCCTCTTGCTCACGTGGTACTGAAAGAAAATGCAGATCCTACAGTTCCAGTACCGTTCACTGTAGACGATGTTGCTACCGTCATTAAATATGTCAGTTTTGCTGTACTGATTGTTCCTGCCATGAGTTTAGTACGAGGGTTTTTCCAAGGGTATCAACATATGACGCCTACAGCAATTTCTCAATTAATTGAGCAAATTGTTCGTATCGCAGTATTACTTGTCGGTGCATTTGTTGTGGTGAAACTGATAGGGGGTACCGAGAAAACGGCTGTATCCTTCGCTGTTTTTGCCGCCTTTATTGGAGCAATTGCCAGTATGGGTGTCCTTGCTTGGTATTGGAAGAAGTTAAAACCAGAATTTGATGCCGAAATGCATCAAACAGGAACTATCACTTCAGAGCACTCCTTAAAATCGATTTACAAAGAGATGCTCATTTACACGGTGCCTTTTGCGCTAGTGGGAGTCATTAACCCACTCTTTCAATTTATTGATATGATTACATTTAATAATGCAATGGCCACCATAGGGTACAACCAAAGTGAGTCACAAACATTATTAGGGATGCTTAACTTCTCGGCTCACAAGCTTGTAATGATTCCGGTCATGCTAGCGATGGGTTTTTCCATGACATTGATTCCACTTATTACAACTTACTATGCAAAGCAAGACGTCACAGGATTGACAAGGTCACTTAACCAGACATTCCAAGTGCTGCTATTCTTAACGTTACCTGCAGCTCTTGGTATCTCGGTTCTTGCATATGAATTTTATACGGTGTTTTATGAGGCCAGTGATACAGGTGCCGGCGTCCTAGCAGCTTATGCGCCAGTTGCCATTCTGTTTGCCTTGTACCCAGTCACTACAGCCATTCTTCAGGGGATTGATCAACAAAAGTTAATCATTTTAAATCTAATGGTCGGGATCTTGGTCAAAATGGTATTGAATGTGCCATTTATCCGCTTGTTTGAAACAAATGGTGCTATTTTGGCAACTTCTGTCGGCTATATAACGGCTATTGTGTTGAACTTCCTAGTTATTCGGTACTTCCTTGCCTATGAGACGAAGATGCTGTTTAGACGCATACTGCTGATTACAGGCCTAACTTTAGTAATGTTAGTATTGGCATTCTTCACTAAAGAGGCATTAGAGCTCGTATTAAATCCGGATTCTAAATTACAAGCACTAGTCATTATTGCTCTATCGGCTGGAGTCGGTGCGATATTCTACGGATTTGTCTCGTTAAAATTAGGTCTAGCGCAAAAGTTATTTGGAGCACGTTTAACGCGTATTACACGAAAGTTGGGGATTTCTTCATGA
- the leuS gene encoding leucine--tRNA ligase yields the protein MSFQHQQIEKKWQQYWDEHKTFRTENDNSKQKFYALDMFPYPSGAGLHVGHPEGYTATDILSRMKRMQGYNVLHPMGWDAFGLPAEQYALDTGNDPAEFTAHNVETFKRQMKDLGFSYDWDREVNTTDPTYYKWTQWIFIQLYNKGLAYVDEVAVNWCPALGTVLANEEIVDGVSERGGHPVERRPMRQWVLRITEYAERLLDDLEELDWPESIKDMQRNWIGKSEGAEITFAIDGTEKSFRAFTTRPDTLFGATYAVLAPEHALVSEITATEHKEAVEAYLDKVKLKSDLERTDLAKEKTGVFTGAYAVNPVSGEKMPIWIADYVLATYGTGAIMAVPAHDERDYEFATEFNLPIKEVVAGGDVTKEAYVGDGEHVNSDFLDGLGKEEAIAKMVDWLADKGVGEKKITYRLRDWLFSRQRYWGEPIPIIRWEDGTMTTVPESDLPLELPKTKDIKPSGTGESPLANIEEWVNVVHPETGLKGRRETNTMPQWAGSCWYYIRYIDPDNHDAIADPELLKRWLPVDIYIGGVEHAVLHLLYARFWHKVLFDIGVVHTKEPFQKLFNQGMILGEGNEKMSKSKGNVVNPDDIVLSHGADTLRMYEMFMGPLEAAVTWSTNGLDGSRRFLDRIWRLMVTDEGKIAAKIQESSDTTLEKVYHQTVKKVTEDYEGIRFNTAISQLMVFINECYKADVVPVHYAEGFIKMLSPIAPHVAEELWQQLGHSESITYAEWPSYDESKLVDNEIEIPVQVNGKLRAKVVVSKDSSREEMEQLALSNEVVKEWTEGKEIRKVIAIPGKMVNIVVG from the coding sequence ATGAGTTTTCAACATCAGCAAATCGAAAAAAAGTGGCAACAGTATTGGGATGAGCATAAAACATTCCGCACAGAGAACGACAATTCCAAACAAAAATTCTACGCACTTGATATGTTCCCTTACCCATCAGGTGCTGGACTTCACGTAGGTCACCCAGAAGGCTATACTGCAACGGATATTTTAAGCCGAATGAAGCGCATGCAAGGCTACAATGTTCTTCACCCTATGGGTTGGGATGCTTTTGGTCTTCCGGCAGAACAGTACGCTCTTGACACAGGAAATGATCCAGCCGAATTCACAGCTCATAATGTCGAAACATTCAAGCGTCAGATGAAAGATCTAGGATTCTCGTATGATTGGGACCGTGAAGTGAATACGACGGACCCTACCTACTATAAATGGACACAGTGGATCTTTATCCAGCTTTACAATAAAGGCCTTGCTTATGTCGATGAAGTCGCTGTTAACTGGTGTCCAGCTCTAGGAACGGTTCTGGCTAACGAAGAAATCGTAGATGGTGTTTCAGAGCGTGGAGGTCATCCGGTTGAGCGACGTCCAATGCGTCAATGGGTACTACGTATCACGGAATATGCAGAGCGCTTACTTGATGATTTAGAAGAACTTGATTGGCCAGAAAGCATCAAAGATATGCAGCGTAACTGGATTGGGAAATCTGAAGGGGCTGAAATCACGTTTGCGATTGATGGTACAGAGAAGAGCTTCCGTGCATTCACGACACGACCAGATACGCTATTTGGTGCAACTTATGCAGTGTTAGCTCCTGAGCATGCCCTTGTGTCTGAAATCACAGCAACAGAGCATAAAGAAGCTGTAGAGGCGTATTTAGACAAAGTGAAGCTAAAGAGTGATTTAGAACGTACAGATCTTGCAAAAGAAAAGACGGGCGTTTTTACAGGGGCTTATGCAGTCAATCCTGTGTCCGGTGAAAAAATGCCAATCTGGATTGCTGATTATGTATTGGCTACTTATGGTACAGGGGCAATAATGGCGGTACCTGCGCATGATGAGCGGGATTACGAATTCGCTACTGAATTCAACCTCCCGATTAAAGAAGTCGTTGCGGGCGGAGATGTTACAAAAGAAGCGTACGTAGGTGACGGCGAGCACGTCAATTCGGATTTCTTAGACGGTTTAGGAAAAGAAGAAGCTATTGCAAAAATGGTTGATTGGTTAGCTGACAAAGGTGTCGGCGAGAAGAAAATCACTTATCGCCTACGTGACTGGTTGTTCAGCCGTCAACGCTATTGGGGCGAGCCGATTCCAATCATCCGTTGGGAAGATGGCACAATGACAACAGTTCCGGAGAGCGACCTTCCGCTTGAACTTCCAAAGACGAAGGACATCAAACCAAGTGGTACAGGGGAGTCACCTCTAGCGAACATCGAAGAGTGGGTCAATGTTGTGCATCCTGAGACTGGCTTGAAAGGCCGTCGTGAAACAAACACAATGCCACAATGGGCAGGTAGCTGTTGGTATTACATCCGCTATATTGATCCAGATAATCACGATGCCATTGCTGACCCTGAATTATTGAAGCGTTGGTTACCAGTAGATATTTATATTGGTGGCGTAGAACATGCAGTGCTTCACTTATTGTACGCTCGTTTCTGGCACAAAGTGTTGTTTGATATCGGTGTCGTTCACACGAAAGAGCCATTCCAAAAATTGTTTAACCAAGGAATGATTTTAGGCGAAGGCAATGAAAAAATGTCGAAGTCGAAAGGCAACGTTGTTAACCCAGACGATATCGTGTTGTCTCATGGAGCAGACACGCTTCGTATGTACGAGATGTTTATGGGGCCTCTAGAAGCAGCAGTGACGTGGTCTACAAACGGACTAGATGGTTCACGCCGCTTCTTAGATCGTATTTGGCGTTTAATGGTGACAGACGAAGGGAAGATTGCAGCGAAAATTCAAGAGTCATCAGATACAACACTTGAAAAGGTCTACCACCAAACTGTGAAAAAAGTGACTGAGGACTACGAAGGAATTCGCTTCAATACAGCTATTTCACAATTAATGGTGTTCATTAATGAATGTTACAAAGCAGACGTTGTTCCTGTTCATTATGCAGAAGGTTTTATCAAGATGTTATCTCCAATCGCACCTCACGTGGCGGAAGAGCTATGGCAGCAGTTAGGTCATTCAGAATCTATCACGTATGCAGAGTGGCCATCATACGACGAGAGCAAGCTTGTGGACAATGAAATTGAAATTCCTGTTCAAGTTAACGGCAAGCTTCGAGCGAAGGTAGTTGTCTCAAAAGATTCTTCTCGTGAAGAGATGGAGCAACTTGCTTTGTCTAATGAAGTGGTGAAGGAATGGACAGAAGGTAAAGAAATTCGCAAAGTCATCGCGATTCCTGGAAAAATGGTCAACATCGTCGTTGGCTGA
- a CDS encoding 3-hydroxybutyrate dehydrogenase, whose product MVKDKVVLITGAAQGIGFEIAEEFFKNGAKVVLTDINEDKVKESASTLGGDSLGIKCDVTNEEELKASIDQTVATFGRIDILINNAGMQHVSMIEDFPTERFELLIKIMLTAPFVATKHVLPHMRKQGFGRIINMASINGLVGFAGKAAYNSAKHGVIGLTKVAALETAADGITVNAICPGYVDTPLVRNQMQDLATTRNVPLENVLEEVIYPLVPQKRLLDVKEIADLAMFISSEQAKGMTGQAVVLDGGYTVQ is encoded by the coding sequence ATGGTAAAAGATAAAGTAGTTTTAATTACAGGAGCAGCACAAGGAATCGGATTTGAAATTGCAGAAGAGTTCTTCAAAAATGGCGCAAAAGTCGTTTTGACAGATATCAATGAAGACAAAGTGAAAGAATCTGCGTCTACTCTTGGTGGAGATAGTCTTGGGATTAAATGTGACGTAACAAATGAAGAAGAGTTGAAGGCGTCAATCGATCAAACGGTCGCTACATTCGGACGAATCGATATTTTGATTAACAATGCCGGTATGCAACACGTTTCCATGATTGAAGATTTCCCGACAGAACGATTCGAACTGTTGATTAAAATCATGTTAACAGCACCATTTGTTGCAACAAAACACGTGCTTCCGCATATGCGTAAACAAGGTTTTGGACGTATCATCAACATGGCTTCAATCAATGGGCTTGTCGGCTTTGCAGGTAAAGCAGCCTACAACTCAGCTAAACATGGTGTCATCGGTCTTACGAAAGTAGCTGCTTTAGAGACAGCAGCCGATGGAATTACTGTGAATGCAATTTGCCCTGGTTATGTCGATACACCACTTGTTCGTAATCAAATGCAAGATTTGGCTACGACACGTAATGTCCCTCTTGAAAATGTGTTAGAAGAAGTCATTTATCCACTTGTTCCACAAAAACGTCTTCTTGACGTGAAAGAAATTGCAGATCTTGCCATGTTCATCTCAAGCGAACAAGCTAAAGGGATGACGGGCCAGGCCGTCGTCTTAGATGGTGGCTACACAGTTCAGTAA
- a CDS encoding NAD(P)/FAD-dependent oxidoreductase encodes MIDVIVIGGGPSGLMAACAAGAEGKKVMLIEKGSKLGKKLAISGGGRCNVTNRLPQEEIVKHIPGNGRFLYSPFSVFNNEDIISFFEALNVPLKEEDHGRMFPVSNKAMDVVNALINEMKRWHVDVRLQTKVAKLLMDDEKILGVRLEDGTEIRSNAVIVAVGGKAVPQTGSTGDGYPWAEKAGHTVTELFPTEVPVLSSEPFIRSKELQGLALRDVAVSVHNAKGKTLVTHQMDMLFTHFGVSGPALLRCSQFVVKERKKNGGKPVEIRIDSLPHSNGEETFQHVYSILKEEPKKAVKNSLKGLTPERWLLFLLKRADIQEDLRGEELSAEKVRAFATLLKSFTMQVDGTQPLEKAYVTGGGVSIKEIEPKTMASKKKHGLYFCGEVLDIHGYTGGYNITAALVTGRVAGMSAAKLDAENAAPEIL; translated from the coding sequence ATGATAGATGTAATTGTAATCGGTGGTGGACCTTCAGGCCTTATGGCAGCCTGTGCCGCTGGTGCTGAAGGTAAAAAAGTCATGTTAATTGAAAAAGGTTCAAAGCTTGGCAAAAAATTAGCGATTTCTGGAGGCGGTCGATGTAATGTCACCAATCGCTTACCACAAGAAGAAATCGTCAAACACATTCCAGGCAACGGTCGCTTTTTGTATAGCCCCTTCTCGGTGTTCAATAATGAGGACATCATTTCCTTTTTTGAAGCACTGAATGTCCCTCTAAAAGAAGAAGACCACGGCAGAATGTTCCCAGTTTCGAATAAAGCCATGGATGTCGTCAATGCCCTAATCAATGAAATGAAGCGCTGGCATGTAGACGTTCGCTTGCAAACGAAAGTTGCCAAGCTTTTAATGGATGACGAAAAAATACTTGGCGTACGACTTGAGGATGGCACAGAAATTAGATCGAATGCTGTCATCGTGGCAGTTGGTGGGAAAGCCGTTCCTCAAACGGGGTCAACAGGTGATGGTTACCCTTGGGCGGAAAAAGCTGGTCACACCGTGACGGAGCTCTTCCCTACAGAAGTCCCTGTGCTTTCGTCTGAGCCGTTCATTCGCTCAAAAGAACTGCAGGGTCTGGCTCTGCGAGATGTGGCGGTATCCGTTCACAATGCAAAAGGAAAGACCCTCGTAACGCATCAAATGGACATGCTGTTTACTCATTTTGGTGTAAGTGGACCGGCATTGCTTCGCTGCAGTCAATTTGTTGTGAAAGAACGTAAGAAAAATGGCGGTAAGCCTGTGGAAATTCGAATCGACTCTCTCCCCCACTCTAATGGCGAAGAGACTTTCCAACACGTGTATAGCATTTTAAAAGAAGAACCCAAAAAAGCAGTAAAAAATTCATTAAAAGGTCTTACACCTGAACGTTGGTTGTTGTTCTTATTAAAACGTGCTGACATTCAAGAGGATCTTCGAGGCGAAGAACTGTCGGCTGAAAAAGTACGAGCGTTTGCCACTCTGTTAAAATCTTTTACGATGCAAGTCGACGGTACACAGCCGCTTGAAAAGGCCTATGTAACAGGTGGAGGTGTGTCCATTAAAGAAATCGAGCCCAAAACAATGGCTTCTAAGAAAAAGCACGGTCTCTATTTTTGCGGGGAAGTCCTCGACATTCACGGCTATACCGGTGGCTATAATATTACGGCTGCTCTAGTTACCGGGCGTGTGGCGGGAATGAGTGCGGCGAAATTAGATGCGGAGAACGCTGCTCCAGAAATTTTGTAA